In Arachis hypogaea cultivar Tifrunner chromosome 17, arahy.Tifrunner.gnm2.J5K5, whole genome shotgun sequence, a single window of DNA contains:
- the LOC140180562 gene encoding uncharacterized protein — protein sequence MVAKSVKVIAQTDLIKYMLSFPMLRGRLGKWMLALTEFDLQYVPARAIKGQVIADFLVDNSNNLNGQGANVIDIAGDCWKLYFDGSKHKDGAGVGILIISPKGIPSKFLFELKYPCSNNVAEYETLVLVLEILISKGALEVQILCDSQLVLKIHNEIANELAQIASRYKIGLATLRKLASIHQILVPVDEREVLCMGEWEDNDWRKPIAEYLKNPSIPVERKIKLQAINFVLIADELYKKGIDRSLLRCLGQDDKNIALGEVHEGICGAHQAGKKMKWVLYRNYVYWPTMIKDCIEYAKANGQVEAANKILISLIKKQIRNRPRTWHETLSQVLWAYRNSPRGSTVDDYWNAMFDELNELDSERILALENMIRQKESVARNYNCQIKEKCFSIGELVLKVILPMEKKSRVLGKWSHTWEGPFQVIGLYSENAYRIKDIESGNITTSINGKYLKQYHCLLNQSQNA from the exons atggttgctaagtcagtaAAAGTTATAGCACAAACTGATCTCATCAAGTATATGTTAAGTTTTCCAATGTTACGAGGTCGTTTAGGGAAATGGATGCTTGCATTAACGGAGTTTGATTTACAGTATGTCCCGGCCAGAGCTATAAAAGGTCaggtcattgcagattttctTGTTGATAATTCGAATAATCTAAATGGCCAGGGGGCAAATGTAATCGATATAGCAGGCGATTGTTGGAAGTTATATTTTGATGGATCGAAGCACAAAGATGGTGCAGGGGTTGGAATTCTTATTATCTCACCAAAGGGGATTccatcaaaatttttatttgagttaAAATATCCTTGCTCGAATAATGTGGCAGAATACGAAACTTTGGTTTTGGTTCTCGAAATATTAATTAGTAAAGGGGCTTTGGAAGTCCAAATACTATGCGATTCTCAATTGGTTTTAAA GATTCATAATGAAATTGCTAATGAATTAGCCCAAATTGCTTCGAGATATAAAATCGGCCTAGCAACTTTAAGAAAGTTGGCTAGTATCCATCAAATATTAGTGCCTGTAGATGAAAGAGAGGTTTTGTGTATGGGTGAATGGGAAGATAATGATTGGAGAAAGCCTATTGCTGAGTATTTAAAGAATCCTAGCATTCCAGTTGAGAGGAAGATAAAATTGCAAGCAATAAATTTTGTCTTGATAGCTGATGAATTGTATAAAAAAGGAATCGATAGAAGTTTGTTGAGATGTTTAGGCCAAGATGATAAAAATATTGCCTTGGGTGAAGTCCATGAAGGGATATGTGGTGCCCATCAGGCTGGAAAGAAAATGAAATGGGTGTTATATCGCAATTATGTGTATTGGCCGACTATGATCAAAGATTGTATTGAATATGCAAAG GCTAATGGGCAAGTGGAAGCAGCGAATAAAATTTTGATAAGTTTGATTAAGAAACAAATCAGAAATAGACCTCGAACTTGGCATGAAACATTGAGTCAAGTGCTATGGGCTTATCGAAATTCACCAAGAGGGTCAACAG TCGATGATTACTGGAATGCAATGTTTGATGAATTGAATGAATTAGATTCAGAACGAATATTGGCGCTTGAGAACATGATTCGACAAAAAGAGAGTGTTGCTCGAaattataattgtcaaataaaagaaaaatgtttcagTATAGGTGAGTTggttttgaaagttattttgccaatggaaaagaaatcgaGAGTGCTTGGCAAATGGTCTCATACCTGGGAAGGCCCTTTCCAAGTGATAGGATTGTATTCGGAAAATGCATATCGAATCAAGGATATTGAATCAGGAAATATAACCACCTCGATTAACGGGAAATACTTAAAGCAATATCATTGTTTGTTAAATCAAAGTCAAAATGCATAA